The DNA window CCCATGTTCCCGTTAAGCTCCATCCTGAGGTGACGGCCACGTTGAAAGTACACGTGGTTGAGCAGTCATGAGCGATCTCTTTTTGGATCGTACGCCCCCTCATAACTTGGAAGCTGAGCAGGCAGTCTTGGGGGCTGTTTTTCTGGATAAAGACGCTTTGTACCGGGCCTTGGAACTGATTCGTCCGGGTGACTTTTACAAAACCAGTCACCAGCGTATCTTTCAAGTGATGCTTGATTTGTCGGAAGCATCGCAGCCGGTTGATTTAGTCACCGTCACAGCCGAACTGAACGACCGCAAGTGGCTGGAAGAAGTAGGCGGGGTCAGTTATCTGAGTGACTTGGCCAATGCCGTTCCTACTGCGGCCAATGTGGAATATTACGCCCAAATTATTAAGGAAAAGGCGATCCTGCGCCGCCTGATCAAAACGGCCACCCAGATCGTTACCAACGGTTATACCTCCCAGGATGAGGTCGAGGAGATTTTAAGCCAGGCCGAACGCAGCATTCTCCAGATCCGGGATGAGCGCACTTCAGATGGTTTTGTGCATATCAAAGATGTGCTGATGGAGACATACGACCGCATTGAAATGCTGCACAACAGCACCAGTGATATTACCGGCATTCCGTCCGGCTACCGGGATCTGGACCGCTTAACATCCGGTTTCCAGCGTTCGGATCTGGTCATTGTGGCCGCCCGTCCCTCCGTCGGTAAAACAGCATTCGCCCTGAACGTGGCCCAAAATGTAGCTGCCCGGGCAGGGGAAACAGTGGCCATCTTTTCCTTGGAAATGTCAGCCTCCCAGCTCGTGCAGCGCATGTTGTGTGCAGAAGGAAACATTGATGCCAACCGCATGCGCACCGGAGCGTTCAAGGAGGAAGACTGGGAAAAGCTGACCATGGCCATCGCCAGCTTATCCAAAGCCAACATTTACATTGATGACACGCCCGGTATCAATGTGAATCAAATCCGGGCCAAATGCCGCCGTTTGAAGGCTGAGCAAGGCCTGGGCATCATTCTTATTGACTATTTGCAACTGATTCAAGGAAACAACCGGGAAAGCCGCCAGCAGGAGATTTCAGCGATTTCCCGCTCCCTGAAAGCTATTGCCCGGGAATTGGACTGCACCGTCATTGCTTTATCCCAGCTCAGCCGGGCTGTGGAACAGCGTCAAGACAAGCGGCCTATGTTGTCAGACCTGCGTGAATCAGGCTCTATTGAACAGGACGCCGATATAGTTGCCTTTTTATACCGGGAAGATTACTACGATCAGGAGACGGAAAACAAGAACATTATTGAGATTATTATTGCCAAGCAGCGTAACGGTCCGGTGGGCAAAGTGGAACTGGCCTTTCTCAAGGAATACAACAAGTTTGTCAATTTGAGTCACCATGATGAATCAATGGCACCGGGAGCCTAACTGTTCAGAGGGAATAAATAAGTGTTAAAGTATGAAAAACTGAGAGGGGAGGACGCCTGTTCGGCGTCCCTTTATCGTTCTTTCTATCGTAGGGTAAACGTTAGTATTCCGAACAAAATGTGTGCTAGAAATAAAAATGTTCGTTAATTTATTGAATATGACAGTATACAATGCTACACTAGAGAAGGATTACTGAAGGGGTTATCGCTTGGCCGGCAACCGATAAGTGTGTCCCGTCCTGGCCAACAGATAGCCTGATGTTTTGAAGCGGAGGTGTTTCCCTTGCCAAGTGTTGTTGTGGTTGGAACGCAGTGGGGAGATGAAGGAAAAGGAAAGATCACCGATTATTTATCTGAGAAAGCGGAAGTGATCGCCCGTTATCAAGGTGGTAATAATGCCGGACACACCATTGTGTTTGGCGGTAAGAAATATAAATTGCATCTGATTCCGTCCGGGATTTTTTATCAAGATAAAGTGTGTGTCATAGGTAACGGCATGGTAATTGACCCTAAGGCTTTGGTGCAAGAAATTCAATATCTGCACGAGCATGGCGTGTCTACGGCCAATTTGCGGGTCAGCAACCGGGCTCACGTTATTTTGCCCTATCATTTGAAACTGGATGCCGTGGAAGAAGAGCGCAAAGGGGCCAACAAAATTGGCACGACCCGTAAAGGAATCGGGCCGGCGTATATGGATAAAGCAGCAAGAATTGGGATCCGCATCGCCGATCTCCTTGATCCGGAAGAATTTAAGCGCAAGTTGGAACATAATTTGGCGGAAAAAAACCGGCTGTTGGAAAAGGTATATGATACCCAAGGCTTTAGCTTTGCAGAAATTTACAATGAGTATATGGAATATGTGCAGGTCATCCGCCCCTATGTCACTGATACATCGGTGGTTTTAAACGAAGCACTGGATGGGGGCAAACGGGTGCTGTTTGAAGGGGCCCAAGGGGTGATGCTGGATATTGATCAAGGGACCTATCCTTTTGTCACTTCTTCCAATCCCATTGCAGGCGGCGTATGCATTGGTGCGGGAGTGGGTCCGACCAAAATCCATCATGTGGTTGGAGTGGCCAAAGCTTACACCACGCGTGTGGGAGATGGTCCGTTTCCGACGGAAATCCATAATGAAATTGGAGACCGTATCCGCGAAGTGGGCAATGAGTACGGCACAACAACCGGGCGTCCGCGCCGGGTGGGCTGGTTTGACAGCGTCGTTGTCCGCCATGCCCGGCGGGTCAGCGGCATTACAGACCTATCCGTCAACTCGATTGATGTGCTGACAGGGATTGATACGCTTAAAATTTGCACGGCTTATGAATATCAAGGCCAAGTGATTGAAGAGTTTCCAGCCAGCTTAAAAGTGTTGAGTGAATGTAAACCCATTTATGAAGAATTGCCCGGCTGGAAGGAAGATATTACGGGGGTCCGTTCCCTTGATGAATTGCCTGAAAATGCCCGCCATTATGTGGAACGCATTTCCCAACTGACCGGTATCCCCTTGACTATTTTTTCCGTTGGCCCCAGCCGGGAACAAACCAATTTGGTCCGTGGCATATATGCCTAGATATTTGATTTGGTTAAAAGCAAATCGGTGAAACAAAAGGCCAGGCACAACAAGCCTGGCCAACTCGTTTTTTTAGACATTGCCAACCTGTTGATTAGGCACTTCAAACCTGTTTACATCAGCTGGCGCAATTGAACCAGACGGACAATGGCCGCGAGATGTGTGGTGACCGCCAGCAGGATCAAGGTGGCCGGAATCAGATTGAAAATCCCCCCCAACATGACCATAAACAGGCGCCCGTCGCGGTTGGCCGGGAGATAACGCCACAGGCCATCATCTGTTTCAGGGATATACGTTCTGCCAGTCAGGGCTTTATATTTTTCCTTCACCAGCATGGACATGGGGATGCCGCTTAAGGCGGTAGCACTCACTAAGAGTGCCACGATGGGTTGGTCTGTCTGGAGACACCACCAATAGGCCATGCCGGCCACAATAAAAAAGTCTGCATAGCGGTCCAGGATGGCATCAACCAGTCCCCCGAACCAGCTTTGCAGAAATTTGAGGCGGGCCAATTCCCCGTCGACGCCGTCAAGAATGGAACTGAACTGAGCCAAGAGACCTCCCACAAGAGGGAACCCTGCAGCAAAGCTCAATGCTGAAGCGAGGGAAACAATAAACGAAGCAACAGTGACCTGATTTGGTGTGATAGTGGTTGAAGCGAGACGCTTGGTTATCCGTAGAGAGACTTTGCGGTTTAAGTGGCGGGAAATCAAACCGTCTTTATCCGGGACGAGGGACTTTA is part of the Caldalkalibacillus uzonensis genome and encodes:
- the dnaB gene encoding replicative DNA helicase, encoding MSDLFLDRTPPHNLEAEQAVLGAVFLDKDALYRALELIRPGDFYKTSHQRIFQVMLDLSEASQPVDLVTVTAELNDRKWLEEVGGVSYLSDLANAVPTAANVEYYAQIIKEKAILRRLIKTATQIVTNGYTSQDEVEEILSQAERSILQIRDERTSDGFVHIKDVLMETYDRIEMLHNSTSDITGIPSGYRDLDRLTSGFQRSDLVIVAARPSVGKTAFALNVAQNVAARAGETVAIFSLEMSASQLVQRMLCAEGNIDANRMRTGAFKEEDWEKLTMAIASLSKANIYIDDTPGINVNQIRAKCRRLKAEQGLGIILIDYLQLIQGNNRESRQQEISAISRSLKAIARELDCTVIALSQLSRAVEQRQDKRPMLSDLRESGSIEQDADIVAFLYREDYYDQETENKNIIEIIIAKQRNGPVGKVELAFLKEYNKFVNLSHHDESMAPGA
- a CDS encoding adenylosuccinate synthase codes for the protein MPSVVVVGTQWGDEGKGKITDYLSEKAEVIARYQGGNNAGHTIVFGGKKYKLHLIPSGIFYQDKVCVIGNGMVIDPKALVQEIQYLHEHGVSTANLRVSNRAHVILPYHLKLDAVEEERKGANKIGTTRKGIGPAYMDKAARIGIRIADLLDPEEFKRKLEHNLAEKNRLLEKVYDTQGFSFAEIYNEYMEYVQVIRPYVTDTSVVLNEALDGGKRVLFEGAQGVMLDIDQGTYPFVTSSNPIAGGVCIGAGVGPTKIHHVVGVAKAYTTRVGDGPFPTEIHNEIGDRIREVGNEYGTTTGRPRRVGWFDSVVVRHARRVSGITDLSVNSIDVLTGIDTLKICTAYEYQGQVIEEFPASLKVLSECKPIYEELPGWKEDITGVRSLDELPENARHYVERISQLTGIPLTIFSVGPSREQTNLVRGIYA